GTCGTAGCGACCTTCGGAAGCTGGATTGCCAGGGGACAGATCGCTATCGGGTTCATTGTCTTCCTGATCCTGGTTGTGGTTCAGTTCATTGTTATCACCAAGGGTTCGGAGCGCGTGGCCGAGGTAGGCGCCCGCTTCACACTGGATGCAATGCCCGGTAAGCAGATGAGTATTGACGCGGATCTGAACGCGGGGATGATCAATGAGCAGCAGGCACGGGAACGCCGCCGTAATGTTGAACGCGAGGCGGATTTCTTCGGAGCCATGGATGGTGCGAGTAAGTTCGTTAAAGGGGACGCCATTGCCAGTATTATCATCCTCATTATCAACCTGATCGGCGGCTTCATTATTGGTATGACTGTTCACGGCATGTCGTTCCAGACAGCGCTCTCGACCTACTCTGTCCTGACCATCGGTGACGGTCTGGTCAGCCAGATTCCGGCCTTGCTGATCTCCACGGCTTCCGGTCTGATCGTTACCCGGGCGGCTTCAGAGGGCAATCTTGCCGAGGATCTCACGGGACAATTGCTTTCCTATCCGAAACTTCTATACATAGTGGCTGCGACCATAGCGTTTCTGGGGTTCTTTACCCCGATTACGATTATGTCCACGCTTCCTTTGGCGGGGCTGATGGCTTACGCGGCTTACAGTATGGGACAGAAGGCCAGCAGGCAGCAGATTGCCGATGAACAACTGGTCGAGGAGAAGCAGATCGAAGAGGTACGAAGTCCCGAAAGTGTTATCAATCTGCTTACGGTGGACCCGATCGAATTCGAATTTGGTTATGGCCTGATTCCTTTGGCGGATACGGGGCAGGGCGGCGATCTGCTCGACCGTATCATCATGATTCGACGGCAATGTGCGCTGGAGATGGGTCTTGTCGTGCCGGTTATTCGCATACGCGACAATATTCAACTAAAACCGAATGAATATGTCATCAAAATTAAAGGAAATAACGTTGGCGGCGGTGAATTATTACTTAATCACTATCTCGCCATGAGCCCCGGTTATGATGACGAGTCGATTAGCGGGATTGAGACTATTGAACCATCCTTCGGGCTGCCTGCCCTATGGATCGATGAGTCGGTGAAGGAGCGGGCTGAGTTATCCGGTTATACCGTGGTTGACCCGCCTTCCGTTGTAGCCACGCATCTGACCGAGCTGATCAAACGGTATGGACACGAATTGCTGGGCCGTCAGGAGACGAAGCAGCTGGTCGACAATCTCAGGGAGAATTACCCTGTGCTGGTGGATGAGCTGATTCCTTCCATTCTTGCTGTCGGGGATGTTCAGAAGGTGCTGGGCAAGCTGCTGCGGGAGAAAATATCGATCCGCGATCTCGTCACCATCTTCGAGACGCTTGCCGATTACGGCACGTATACCAAGGACCCAGATATTCTGACTGAATATGTGCGGCAATCCCTCTCCAGACAGATTACCCAGCAGTTCTCTCAGACGGGGGAGACCCTTCGTGTCATTACAGTAGGTCCCGGGCTTGAGAAAAAGATTTCCGAGAGCGTGCAGCAGACCGAGCAGGGCAGCTACTTGGCGCTCGATCCGGTATCTACCCAAACCGTCTATCAGCGGCTCACGGAGCAGATCAACCGTCTCCTGCAATCCGGCCAGCAGCCCATTGTACTGACCTCTCCAACGATTCGCATGTATCTGCGCCAGGTTATTGAGCGGACCATGCAGGATATCCCGGTGCTGTCCTACAGCGAGCTGGAGCCAAACATTGAAATTCAAAGCGTCGGGGTGGTGAACTTATGAGAGTGAAGCGTTATGTGGTCGATACGATGCCTGACGCCATGCATTCGATCCGCAGCGAGCTTGGAAGCGATGCCGTTATTTTAAGCACCAAAGAAATAAAGGTTGGCGGATTCATGGGCATGTTCACAAAAAAGAAGATCGAGGTTGTAGCTGCTGTGGAGAACGGTGCAAAGGCGGCTGCGCAGGAGCAGGTTCCTGCACCGCCGATGAACGTACCGCGAAATGCAGTGCCAGTGGCCTATCAGAAGGCTGCCTCAGCCGCTGCTGCTCCTCTCCCGCCGCCTGTGACGGTAAGGGAGGCGGCAGCAGCCAAGTCGTTTGCCGAGATTGCCGCAGCACTGGCTGATCCGCTGGAGCAGGGCGGAGGTGTCGCAGTGATGCCGCCTTTAGCCAAGACTGAGCTGCCGGATATCCGCACTGAGGATATTGCAGCAGGCCAGCCGTCTGTACCGCAGCCGGAGGAGAGCCGGAAGAAGCTTGCAGCCATCTATGAATCGCTTCAGGCAGAACAGCCTGAACCTGAGAGTGCCGCTGCCACTGAGAGTGATGTCCTGCGGGAGATCCGGGATATGAAGCAATGGATGGAACGTATCGCCCGTTATTCCTCAGGGGCTGCCGAGCTGCCTGATGCGCTGGAATCCCTACGTAGCCGCCTGATTGACCAGGAGACTGACGCTGTTCTTGTAGAGGAATGGATCGGTTATGTTCTGGAGCGTTACCGTGAGGAAGGAAGCAACTGGGAGCCGGAGCAATTCGAGGCTGTGCTCAGAGAGCAGATTGACGGTTTTCTGGCGGGACGCATTGCCGGCGGTATTGCCCCGGATACGCAGATTGTATATATTGCCGGGCCAACAGGGGTCGGCAAGACGACAACGATCGCCAAGCTGGCAGCGGAGCAGCTGTTCAAGCAAGGCCGCAAGGTTGGGCTGATTACCTCGGATACTTACCGGATATCGGCCGTTGAACAGCTTAGAACCTACGCCTCCATTCTTAACATGCCGCTGGAGGTTGTGCAATCACCGGGTGATCTGCAGCGGGCGATGTTCCGGCTGGAGAGCTGTGATCTGGTGTTAATGGATACTGCCGGCAGGAATTACCGCAATGAAATCCTGGTGGCTGAACTGCAGAGCCTGCTGGCCAAGGAGCTTAAGAGCGAGACCCTGCTGGTGCTGAGCCTGACCTCGAAGAGCCGTGATATGAAAAAGATTGCGGAGCACTTCGGCAGATACCAGCTGGATAAGGTTGTATTCACGAAGCTTGATGAAACCGGGAGCTACGGCCCGCTGTTCAATGTCCTGAATGATTATCCACTGAAGCTCTCTTATATTACCAACGGACAAAATGTCCCGGATGATCTTCTTATGGCCACAGGAGAGCAGATTGGCGGCATGCTGCTGGGAACAGGGGGCGGGTGATGGACCAGGCGCAGGCATTAAGACGGCTGGTCTCCAGCCAGGATACGAGGCAGGCTTCCGGAAGCGGTGCCTCTGCCCGGATCATCACGGTATGCAGCGGGAAGGGGGGAGTGGGGAAGTCGAATTTCACTCTTAACTTCGCGCTTGCACTTAAGGCCATGGGACGGAGGGTTCTTCTGTTCGATGCTGATATCGGCATGGCCAATATTGATGTCCTTATGGGTGTCTCATCCAGATACAACCTGTACCACCTGCTCAAGCGGGAAGCAGATATCGGACAGATCATTCAGCTTGGACCGCATGAGTTGCCCTTCATTGCAGGGGGC
The sequence above is a segment of the Paenibacillus sp. FSL R7-0204 genome. Coding sequences within it:
- the flhA gene encoding flagellar biosynthesis protein FlhA, which produces MKAKDLTVLLGIIGIVLMMILPIPVWLLDVLLIINISIALTIILVAMNTRDPLQFSIFPSLLLITTLFRLALNLSTTKLILADGHAGEVVATFGSWIARGQIAIGFIVFLILVVVQFIVITKGSERVAEVGARFTLDAMPGKQMSIDADLNAGMINEQQARERRRNVEREADFFGAMDGASKFVKGDAIASIIILIINLIGGFIIGMTVHGMSFQTALSTYSVLTIGDGLVSQIPALLISTASGLIVTRAASEGNLAEDLTGQLLSYPKLLYIVAATIAFLGFFTPITIMSTLPLAGLMAYAAYSMGQKASRQQIADEQLVEEKQIEEVRSPESVINLLTVDPIEFEFGYGLIPLADTGQGGDLLDRIIMIRRQCALEMGLVVPVIRIRDNIQLKPNEYVIKIKGNNVGGGELLLNHYLAMSPGYDDESISGIETIEPSFGLPALWIDESVKERAELSGYTVVDPPSVVATHLTELIKRYGHELLGRQETKQLVDNLRENYPVLVDELIPSILAVGDVQKVLGKLLREKISIRDLVTIFETLADYGTYTKDPDILTEYVRQSLSRQITQQFSQTGETLRVITVGPGLEKKISESVQQTEQGSYLALDPVSTQTVYQRLTEQINRLLQSGQQPIVLTSPTIRMYLRQVIERTMQDIPVLSYSELEPNIEIQSVGVVNL
- the flhF gene encoding flagellar biosynthesis protein FlhF, producing the protein MRVKRYVVDTMPDAMHSIRSELGSDAVILSTKEIKVGGFMGMFTKKKIEVVAAVENGAKAAAQEQVPAPPMNVPRNAVPVAYQKAASAAAAPLPPPVTVREAAAAKSFAEIAAALADPLEQGGGVAVMPPLAKTELPDIRTEDIAAGQPSVPQPEESRKKLAAIYESLQAEQPEPESAAATESDVLREIRDMKQWMERIARYSSGAAELPDALESLRSRLIDQETDAVLVEEWIGYVLERYREEGSNWEPEQFEAVLREQIDGFLAGRIAGGIAPDTQIVYIAGPTGVGKTTTIAKLAAEQLFKQGRKVGLITSDTYRISAVEQLRTYASILNMPLEVVQSPGDLQRAMFRLESCDLVLMDTAGRNYRNEILVAELQSLLAKELKSETLLVLSLTSKSRDMKKIAEHFGRYQLDKVVFTKLDETGSYGPLFNVLNDYPLKLSYITNGQNVPDDLLMATGEQIGGMLLGTGGG